A single Drechmeria coniospora strain ARSEF 6962 chromosome 03, whole genome shotgun sequence DNA region contains:
- a CDS encoding negative regulator of differentiation 1, protein MQDLNGHVAHGGYNGGGPIRQGHVSKPSNSNTGFSHGAFTSNISGFADRHPRRGNIPSLDPHTMSQAHPGSHPNGGNDSHDGSHGNNEMATPGTAFDMQFTPLLPSQLLLGSPFQPGSPAAFGSPQFQSLSGFPQMGNRHGGGQRQHGGMGSPVQQTMPSQPYQAMVSPSTYGAPQFYPSHSPPTGPFGLQAPLQPASPVSTGSGPVTGTSRTVYLGNIPPDTTAEEILGHVRSGQIESVRLLPDKNCAFISFLDASSATHFHSDAILKKLCIRGQDIKVGWGKPSQVPTPVSQAVQQSGASRNVYLGNLPDDMSEEQLRKDLGKFGAIDTIKIVREKNIAFIHFLSIINAIKAVTQLPQEPKWQAPRRVFYGKDRCAYVSKTQQQNAAQYLGIAPGYAHMLTGADRDLISSALAQQSVAAAAVATTAGGINNLGNRTIYLGNIHPETTVEEICNVVRGGLLHHIRYIPDKHICFVTFIDPTSAASFYALSNLQGLMIHNRRLKIGWGKHSGALPPAIALAVSGGASRNVYVGNLDESWTEERLRQDFADFGDIELVNTLREKSCAFVNFTNIANAIKAIEAIRGRDEYRKFKVNFGKDRCGNPPRQMQQHQSPRGDGISSPPAHGSQNGGSPPHGGTPQQSAALFNATNSPLTMYLNQLSQQVQHQHQHHPMGVPQNIVFSAAQPSLNEFNVDVSQQGQAAGHAQPANVSNGHPANMTASGATTIGGLLAPGSRGQHSRAVSLPALAPGFENGGISPSSLLGSNVDEGERRGHQYQSSYGGMGAGGFGLAIQGGLNGWAEEEVVN, encoded by the coding sequence CCTCACACCATGAGCCAAGCCCATCCCGGCTCTCAccccaacggcggcaacgatAGCCATGACGGCAGCCACGGCAACAACGAGATGGCCACTCCGGGAACCGCATTCGACATGCAGTTCACCCCCCTTCTTCCCTCCCAGCTGCTCCTGGGAAGCCCCTTTCAGCCTGGTAGCCCTGCCGCCTTTGGCAGCCCGCAGTTTCAAAGCTTGTCTGGATTCCCCCAGATGGGTAACCGGCACGGAGGCGGCCAGCGGCAACACGGAGGCATGGGAAGCCCTGTCCAGCAGACCATGCCGTCCCAGCCGTACCAAGCCATGGTTTCGCCCTCCACCTACGGTGCGCCGCAATTTTATCCTTCCCACTCGCCGCCTACGGGACCCTTCGGCTTGCAGGCGCCCTTGCAACCCGCTTCCCCCGTTTCCACCGGCTCGGGCCCCGTCACCGGCACCAGCCGAACCGTCTACCTGGGCAACATCCCTCCCGATACGACTGCCGAGGAGATCCTAGGACATGTCAGAAGCGGTCAGATCGAGTCGGTCCGTCTCCTGCCCGACAAGAACTGCGCCTTCATCTCCTTCCTCGACGCGAGCTCCGCCACCCACTTTCACTCGGACGCCATCTTGAAGAAGCTCTGCATCAGGGGACAGGATATCAAGGTTGGCTGGGGCAAGCCGTCCCAGGTCCCCACGCCCGTCTCGCAGGCTGTCCAACAGTCCGGTGCTTCTCGTAACGTGTACCTGGGAAACCTCCCCGACGACATGTCCGAGGAGCAGCTTCGCAAGGATCTTGGCAAGTTCGGTGCCATCGACACCATCAAGATTGTCCGAGAGAAGAACATCGCCTTTATCCACTTCCTCTCCATCATCAACGCCATCAAGGCAGTGACGCAGCTTCCCCAGGAACCCAAGTGGCAGGCTCCCCGCCGCGTCTTTTACGGCAAGGATCGGTGCGCCTATGTTTCCAAGACGCAGCAGCAGAACGCCGCCCAGTATCTCGGCATCGCGCCCGGCTATGCCCACATGCTGACCGGCGCCGACCGAGATCTCATCTCGAGCGCCCTTGCCCAGCAatcggtcgccgccgccgccgttgccaccaccgccggcggAATCAACAACCTGGGCAACCGCACCATCTACCTGGGCAACATCCACCCCGagacgacggtcgaggagaTTTGCAACGTCGTCAGGGGTGGCCTGCTGCATCACATCCGCTACATCCCAGACAAGCACATCTGCTTCGTCACGTTCATCGAccccacctcggccgcctccttctaCGCCCTGAGCAACCTTCAAGGTCTCATGATTCACAATCGACGACTCAAGATTGGCTGGGGCAAGCACTCCGGCGCCCTGCCTCCCGCCATCGCGTTGGCCGTCAGCGGTGGCGCCTCACGGAACGTCTACGTGGGCAACCTGGACGAGAGCTGGACCGAGGAGCGCCTGCGCCAGGACTTTGCCGACTTTGGTGACATCGAGCTGGTCAATACTCTGCGCGAGAAAAGCTGCGCTTTCGTCAACTTTACCAACATTGCCAACGccatcaaggccatcgaggccatccGAGGCAGGGATGAGTACCGCAAGTTCAAGGTCAACTTTGGCAAGGACCGCTGCGGAAACCCACCTCGACAGATGCAGCAACATCAGTCTCCTCGGGGTGACGGAATCTCCTCCCCCCCGGCCCACGGATCCCAGAACGGCGGCTCGCCCCCCCACGGCGGCACTCCCCAGCAGTCGGCAGCGTTGTTCAACGCCACCAACAGCCCCTTGACCATGTACCTGAACCAGCTGTCGCAGCAGGttcagcaccagcaccagcaccacccGATGGGCGTTCCGCAGAACATCGTCTTCAGCGCCGCCCAGCCGTCCCTCAACGAATTCAACGTGGACGTGTCTCAGCAAGGCCAAGCCGCAGGTCACGCGCAGCCTGCCAACGTTTCCAACGGACACCCTGCCAACATGACTGCCTCTGGCGCCACGACGATCGGGGGACTTCTTGCGCCGGGATCCCGTGGCCAACACAGCCGAGCGGTCAGCCTTCCTGCTCTGGCGCCCGGCTTCGAGAACGGCGGCATCAGTCCCAGCAGCCTCCTTGGCagcaacgtcgacgagggcgaacgACGTGGCCACCAGTACCAATCCAGCTACGGCGGAATGGGCGCCGGCGGTTTCGGTCTGGCCATCCAGGGCGGACTGAACGGATGGGCCGAGGAAGAAGTAGTCAACTAG